The following coding sequences are from one Cercospora beticola chromosome 4, complete sequence window:
- the VMA7 gene encoding H(+)-transporting V1 sector ATPase subunit F (BUSCO:EOG09265FI4), producing the protein MALPASAYKDREFLAVIGDEDSVTGILLAGVGHVTDPPDSQKNYLVVDSKTQDSAIEGAFEQFTKERKDIAILLINQHIADRIRPKVDAYNEAFPSLLEIPSKDHPYDPEKDSVMKRVRKLFGE; encoded by the exons ATGGCTCTTCCAGCTTCCGCATACAAAGACCGAGAATTTCTCGCAGTCATAGGAGACGAG GACTCCGTGACAGGCATCCTGCTGGCAGGTGTAGGC CACGTCACCGATCCACCCGACTCGCAGAAGAACTACCTCGTCGTCGACTCGAAGACACAGGACTCCGCCATCGAAGGAGCCTTTGAACAATTTAcgaaggagaggaaggatATTGCGATCCTACTCATAAATCAACAT ATCGCAGACCGGATACGACCGAAAGTCGACGCATACAACGAGGCGTTCCCTTCGTTGTTGGAAATCCCGAGTAAAGACCACCCATACGATCCGGAGAAAGATAGTGTAATGAAGAGAGTGAGGAAGTTGTTCGGAGAGTAG